A genomic window from Cyprinus carpio isolate SPL01 chromosome A2, ASM1834038v1, whole genome shotgun sequence includes:
- the LOC109055468 gene encoding cytotoxin 8-like isoform X2 translates to MMKVLLLALVVVLVLENGSALKCHKCVPSTPGGHCVTTQETCGYKKDTCVSARFTISPFSYFRRCISMTDCMILQSSPYIKAKCCQTDLCNTPVI, encoded by the exons ATGATGAAGGTTCTGCTGCTGGCTCTTGTTGTTGTCCTGGTGTTGGAGAATG GCTCCGCCCTGAAATGTCACAAATGTGTCCCCAGCACACCTGGAGGACATTGTGTGACCACTCAGGAGACGTGTGGCTATAAAAAAGACACGTGTGTATCTGCCAGATTCACAATCTCTCCCT TTTCTTACTTCCGGAGGTGCATTAGCATGACAGACTGCATGATTCTTCAGTCCAGCCCCTATATTAAAGCCAAGTGCTGTCAGACGGACCTGTGCAACACCCCTGTCATTTAA
- the LOC109055468 gene encoding cytotoxin 8-like isoform X1 encodes MNSLQLSSASQSRMMKVLLLALVVVLVLENGSALKCHKCVPSTPGGHCVTTQETCGYKKDTCVSARFTISPFSYFRRCISMTDCMILQSSPYIKAKCCQTDLCNTPVI; translated from the exons ATGAACTCACTTCAGCTCAGCTCTGCTTCACAGTCAAG GATGATGAAGGTTCTGCTGCTGGCTCTTGTTGTTGTCCTGGTGTTGGAGAATG GCTCCGCCCTGAAATGTCACAAATGTGTCCCCAGCACACCTGGAGGACATTGTGTGACCACTCAGGAGACGTGTGGCTATAAAAAAGACACGTGTGTATCTGCCAGATTCACAATCTCTCCCT TTTCTTACTTCCGGAGGTGCATTAGCATGACAGACTGCATGATTCTTCAGTCCAGCCCCTATATTAAAGCCAAGTGCTGTCAGACGGACCTGTGCAACACCCCTGTCATTTAA
- the LOC109111124 gene encoding neurotoxin 3FTx-RI-like: MMKFLVLAVVLMLVVTGGSALDCLHCVPAKAGGACEITTETCPSDKDACAAAKFRRSPYGHYQKCMSMSGCEMVKQNAYINIKCCQKDFCNTFD, translated from the exons ATGATGAAGTTCCTGGTATTGGCTGTTGTTCTCATGCTGGTCGTGACAGGCG GCTCGGCCCTCGACTGCCTGCACTGTGTCCCAGCAAAAGCAGGAGGGGCCTGCGAGATCACCACCGAAACCTGCCCCTCAGACAAAGACGCATGTGCTGCTGCCAAGTTCCGAAGAAGTCCAT ACGGTCATTACCAAAAGTGCATGTCCATGTCAGGCTGTGAGATGGTGAAACAGAACGCTTACATCAACATCAAGTGCTGTCAGAAGGATTTCTGCAACACCTTTGACTGA
- the LOC109108468 gene encoding gamma-crystallin N-A has protein sequence MSQYSGKIVFYEGKCFTGQRLEVFGDCENFQDRGFMNRVNSIRVESGAWVCFDHPDFKGQQYILEKGEYPDFQRWNAHNDHMGSCKPIKMHGEHYKMELFEGQNFTGQCVELCDDCPFLQSSGISKNCLNSIKVYGDGAWVMYEEPNYRGRMYVVERGNYCSFMEWQAEDANIQSIRRVVNYF, from the exons ATGTCACAATATTCAGGGAAG ATAGTGTTCTATGAGGGGAAGTGCTTCACAGGCcagaggctggaggtgtttgGAGACTGTGAAAACTTCCAGGATCGTGGTTTCATGAACAGGGTGAACTCTATCCGTGTGGAGAGCGGGGCCTGGGTGTGTTTCGACCATCCCGATTTTAAGGGACAGCAGTACATCTTGGAAAAAGGAGAGTATCCCGATTTCCAACGCTGGAATGCCCACAATGATCATATGGGCTCCTGCAAGCCAATCAAAATG CATGGGGAGCACTACAAGATGGAGCTTTTTGAGGGTCAGAACTTCACCGGTCAGTGTGTTGAACTGTGTGACGACTGTCCCTTCCTCCAGAGCTCTGGAATCAGCAAGAACTGCCTCAACTCCATTAAAGTCTATGGAGACGGAGC TTGGGTCATGTACGAGGAGCCGAACTATCGTGGCCGCATGTATGTTGTGGAAAGAGGAAACTACTGCTCATTTATGGAATGGCAAGCTGAGGATGCCAACATCCAGTCTATCCGCAGGGTGGTTAACTATTTCTAA